A region from the Stutzerimonas stutzeri genome encodes:
- a CDS encoding SDR family oxidoreductase — MYRKVFASKVFDRKVVLITGGCAGIGRALAERMAQAGARVVILDLEQNALDGLVQHLVDHHNADALGLRCDVSDAEAVRRAVALVIERFGGIDVLINNAGITHRSRVAETRLGVFERIMAVNFYGALHCTQAALPSLIARGGQIIVLSSLSQYAPVPDRGAYNASKHALHGLFETLRSELADTDVNVMLVCPGYTATDLRKNVLVGDGSTAPQPVLTVGRVASPQDVAESIYQGALKRRRLLVLSNLDWRARLVARCFPRLFEHLLLPRLAGARASTGAG, encoded by the coding sequence ATGTATCGCAAGGTATTCGCCAGCAAGGTGTTCGATCGCAAGGTAGTGCTGATTACCGGAGGTTGTGCCGGCATCGGACGCGCGCTGGCTGAACGCATGGCCCAGGCCGGTGCGCGCGTTGTGATCCTCGACCTCGAGCAGAACGCCCTCGATGGGCTGGTGCAGCACCTGGTCGACCATCACAACGCGGATGCGCTGGGCCTGCGCTGCGATGTCTCGGATGCGGAGGCGGTGCGGCGGGCCGTTGCGCTGGTGATCGAGCGATTCGGCGGCATCGACGTACTGATCAACAATGCGGGTATCACCCACCGCAGTCGCGTCGCCGAAACCCGCCTGGGGGTGTTCGAGCGGATCATGGCGGTCAACTTCTACGGCGCGCTGCATTGCACCCAGGCTGCCCTGCCGAGCCTGATCGCACGCGGCGGGCAGATCATCGTGCTCAGCTCGCTGTCGCAATATGCCCCGGTTCCCGATCGTGGCGCCTACAACGCCAGCAAGCATGCGCTGCATGGGCTGTTCGAAACCCTGCGCAGCGAGCTTGCCGACACCGATGTCAACGTCATGCTGGTCTGTCCCGGTTACACCGCGACCGATCTGCGCAAGAACGTACTGGTTGGCGACGGCTCCACCGCACCGCAACCGGTGCTGACCGTGGGCCGCGTGGCGTCGCCGCAGGACGTCGCCGAGTCGATCTACCAGGGCGCCCTGAAGCGGCGCCGGCTACTGGTGCTGTCCAATCTCGACTGGCGCGCGCGGCTGGTGGCGCGCTGCTTCCCGCGATTGTTCGAACACCTGCTGTTGCCACGGCTGGCCGGCGCTCGCGCGTCAACCGGCGCCGGTTAA
- a CDS encoding substrate-binding periplasmic protein encodes MAALAGPCWAATGAEPPRTLTVGYYDFPPAIYSDSQGRPKGPVVDLTRRVLEHAGYQARFRGLPSARLYAALKDGTIDLWPGAPGKPELQADTLEGRETLAQISLNLYYRADTPTPKVPESLRKRGVIVIGGYNYWPQVNRMLSDPKLEIRLHRTSNHASALEMLKHRRADYLLDYAVPINQAVQRLAMPELQHVELQKLAVRFIVSRHADGSRTIIDALDRAYAELVAAGEDVSLPE; translated from the coding sequence ATGGCGGCCCTGGCAGGGCCTTGCTGGGCTGCGACCGGCGCTGAGCCGCCACGTACGCTGACCGTTGGCTACTATGACTTTCCCCCGGCCATCTACAGCGACTCGCAAGGACGGCCGAAGGGACCGGTGGTGGACCTTACCCGCCGTGTCCTCGAACATGCCGGCTATCAGGCACGGTTTCGCGGGCTGCCCAGCGCGCGCCTGTACGCCGCCCTGAAGGACGGAACAATCGACCTGTGGCCCGGCGCACCGGGCAAACCGGAGCTACAGGCCGATACCCTCGAAGGCCGTGAAACCCTCGCGCAGATCAGTCTCAACCTTTACTACCGGGCCGACACGCCAACGCCCAAGGTGCCGGAAAGCCTGCGCAAGCGGGGCGTGATCGTCATCGGCGGCTACAACTACTGGCCACAGGTGAACCGGATGCTGTCGGACCCGAAACTGGAGATCCGTCTGCATCGCACCAGCAACCACGCCTCGGCGCTGGAAATGCTCAAGCATCGCCGCGCCGACTATCTGCTCGACTACGCCGTGCCGATCAACCAGGCCGTGCAGCGTCTGGCGATGCCCGAACTGCAGCACGTCGAGCTACAGAAGCTCGCCGTTCGTTTCATCGTCTCGCGTCATGCCGATGGCAGCAGAACCATCATCGATGCACTGGATCGCGCCTATGCCGAGCTGGTGGCAGCGGGTGAAGACGTGAGCCTGCCGGAATAA
- the pycTIR gene encoding Pycsar phage resistance system effector protein PycTIR, with protein sequence MTTGKLIDRFEGPSGRAVLEEVLLEQKLVLGNQDLARRLAEVGTLEEIAKDAVLITEDAEDSEVYFIITGHFQVKVHDREVATRGGGDHVGEMAALVPTAKRSATVLATEPSIVLKVSAADFKSIADAYPSVWRQVTRQLVDRLHQRNDMVLPAHQSSHVFIICSVEALPIARAIENNLEHDKFFVKTWTQGVFRASQYALESLEEQLDECDFAIAIAQPDDSVTMREETKNTPRDNVIFELGLFVGRLGRARTFLLEPRGDEVHLPSDLKGLTTIGYRLTKSEDQLPSSLSPACNQLRTIFNKLGPK encoded by the coding sequence ATGACTACTGGGAAGTTGATCGATCGCTTTGAAGGGCCGTCAGGCCGCGCCGTTCTTGAGGAAGTACTGCTTGAGCAGAAGCTGGTACTCGGAAATCAAGACCTAGCACGCCGCCTCGCAGAGGTAGGAACGCTGGAGGAGATCGCTAAGGATGCTGTGCTCATTACCGAGGACGCGGAGGACTCCGAGGTTTATTTCATCATCACAGGGCATTTCCAGGTGAAGGTCCATGATCGTGAAGTCGCAACACGAGGGGGCGGCGATCACGTCGGAGAAATGGCTGCTCTGGTCCCAACAGCGAAGCGCTCTGCTACTGTACTGGCCACCGAGCCCTCGATTGTCTTGAAGGTCAGCGCGGCAGACTTCAAGTCCATTGCGGACGCGTATCCCTCGGTTTGGCGACAGGTCACTCGGCAACTGGTCGATCGACTACACCAGCGAAACGACATGGTGCTTCCTGCCCATCAGTCATCCCACGTATTCATCATTTGCTCGGTCGAGGCACTCCCTATTGCCCGGGCAATCGAGAATAACCTTGAGCACGACAAGTTCTTCGTAAAGACCTGGACACAAGGCGTTTTCCGCGCATCGCAGTACGCCCTTGAAAGCCTCGAAGAGCAACTGGACGAGTGCGATTTTGCCATCGCAATCGCACAGCCGGACGACTCCGTCACAATGCGCGAGGAAACCAAGAATACGCCGCGCGACAACGTCATTTTCGAGCTTGGCCTGTTCGTAGGACGACTTGGCAGGGCACGAACCTTCCTTCTTGAGCCTAGGGGTGACGAGGTACATCTGCCGTCAGATCTGAAAGGGCTGACAACCATCGGATATCGCCTAACGAAAAGTGAAGACCAGCTGCCCTCCAGCCTATCTCCAGCCTGCAATCAGCTACGCACCATTTTCAACAAGCTAGGACCGAAGTAA
- the pycC gene encoding Pycsar phage resistance system uridylate cyclase PycC, which translates to MSKSWNHDRAAKHIDQKIADVEEITIKDYVRDMSLESIPTSTAYRVDGVHMYADIMNLEDMLNITAVEGTECHKRTLRFLDQHYRAVKRILNKVDARRVDFHSQRLHSLFTKPYNTESGAETKRVQRAVATAQLIIDVLAETGDDDEQIPAAKVRIGIDTGLALAVNNGRSGYREPLFLGDPANHAAKLASNNKARGIYLTNNARKAIGLAESDEPEKSALTAIEIKACQDAAKLDVTSDEIVEEWREDLKKNPIGGYQFSRQTPPLRDMDIYSLTPANSKRQEMVSLYADIDGFTAYVADHINEKTDDVVRTLHVIRSELERVVTSDFEGRRVRFIGDCVQALSCDGTAHTTDEEKSVSEATRLAGALRSSFNLAIERLNAEGIETGDLGLAIGFDLGPIAVTRLGAKGNRVRCAIGRSVIESEKRQCACSGVETAIGQVAYDAASKAVQNLFGKSRKTSHLDYNEATEALADDGDASAKQARSEAYAGSAAIIRADERQVQPHSRQKVDGSR; encoded by the coding sequence ATGAGCAAGAGCTGGAACCATGATCGCGCTGCAAAACACATAGACCAGAAGATCGCTGATGTTGAGGAAATCACCATCAAGGATTACGTGCGCGACATGTCGTTGGAATCGATTCCTACCAGTACCGCGTACCGCGTGGATGGGGTCCACATGTATGCGGACATCATGAATCTCGAGGACATGCTGAACATCACTGCAGTCGAGGGCACAGAGTGTCACAAGCGCACGCTGCGCTTTCTTGACCAGCACTACCGGGCAGTCAAGCGAATTCTCAACAAGGTTGATGCGCGCCGCGTCGACTTCCACAGTCAGCGGCTGCACTCCCTTTTCACTAAGCCGTACAACACTGAGTCCGGCGCTGAGACCAAGCGTGTTCAACGCGCCGTTGCGACTGCGCAATTGATCATTGACGTGCTTGCAGAGACGGGCGACGACGATGAGCAAATCCCAGCAGCCAAGGTTCGAATTGGCATCGATACCGGCCTAGCTCTTGCTGTAAACAATGGCCGCAGCGGGTACCGCGAACCCTTGTTCCTGGGCGATCCAGCGAACCATGCCGCGAAACTGGCCAGTAATAACAAGGCCAGGGGTATCTATCTGACCAACAATGCTCGTAAGGCCATCGGCCTTGCGGAAAGCGATGAGCCGGAAAAATCTGCCCTAACCGCGATAGAGATCAAGGCATGTCAGGATGCGGCCAAGCTGGATGTCACGTCCGACGAGATCGTCGAGGAGTGGCGTGAGGATCTGAAAAAGAACCCCATTGGCGGTTACCAGTTTTCCCGCCAAACCCCACCCCTGCGTGATATGGACATTTACTCGCTGACTCCGGCCAACTCGAAGCGACAGGAGATGGTGAGCCTCTACGCCGATATTGATGGCTTCACAGCCTACGTGGCCGATCACATCAACGAGAAGACCGACGATGTCGTGCGGACTTTGCATGTCATCCGCTCCGAGCTGGAGCGGGTCGTGACTTCCGACTTCGAAGGGCGCCGGGTGCGCTTCATCGGAGACTGCGTGCAAGCCCTATCCTGTGACGGCACCGCGCATACTACTGACGAAGAGAAGTCAGTATCCGAGGCCACACGGCTAGCAGGTGCACTGCGCAGCAGCTTCAATCTCGCAATTGAGCGGCTGAACGCCGAAGGTATTGAAACCGGCGACCTCGGCCTCGCGATTGGCTTCGATCTGGGCCCAATAGCCGTCACGCGCCTGGGCGCCAAGGGTAATAGAGTTAGGTGCGCTATCGGGCGTAGCGTGATCGAGTCTGAGAAACGCCAATGCGCGTGTTCGGGGGTGGAAACCGCGATCGGGCAAGTAGCTTACGACGCAGCATCGAAAGCTGTGCAGAACCTGTTTGGGAAGAGTCGTAAGACATCACACCTGGACTACAACGAAGCTACCGAAGCCCTGGCAGATGATGGGGACGCATCTGCGAAGCAAGCTCGCTCGGAAGCCTACGCGGGTTCCGCCGCCATCATTCGCGCAGATGAGCGTCAGGTGCAGCCCCACTCCCGCCAGAAAGTAGACGGAAGCCGTTGA
- a CDS encoding E2 domain-associated cysteine-rich protein: MDGRTLLYKLHLRQDGEWIEARESTPHHLPGFCPERHINYDGTFCLFYAGANPLPVSDEPSARAWLETIYKYLKLQERARTLRRWPNGSAWAHGDAARHQLRAQKAASAISGKIANDLAVNQLGLKRRKSKERPILDVISGTVPLFSVWEKPQRVINQKRRCFCGLYGRRRPKRIRRCHDHAKQATELAFALRDWEEAERQYWDSMHGKPCCGSCDSCPLSP, encoded by the coding sequence GTGGACGGGAGAACGCTCCTCTACAAGCTGCATTTACGCCAAGACGGTGAATGGATAGAAGCACGCGAAAGCACACCACATCACTTGCCAGGCTTTTGCCCGGAACGGCACATCAATTATGACGGTACGTTCTGTCTGTTTTACGCGGGCGCCAATCCGCTTCCTGTCTCAGACGAGCCGTCCGCTCGTGCCTGGCTTGAGACAATCTACAAATACCTAAAGCTTCAAGAGCGCGCTCGCACTCTGCGCAGATGGCCGAATGGTTCCGCGTGGGCACACGGCGACGCAGCTCGACATCAACTGCGAGCGCAGAAGGCTGCGAGCGCAATCAGCGGCAAAATCGCTAACGATCTTGCGGTAAATCAGCTAGGGCTCAAGCGCAGAAAGTCCAAAGAGCGACCTATCTTGGATGTGATCTCCGGAACAGTGCCTTTGTTTAGCGTGTGGGAAAAGCCCCAGCGGGTAATCAACCAAAAAAGGCGCTGCTTCTGCGGCCTGTATGGACGCCGCCGTCCTAAACGAATTCGACGCTGCCATGACCATGCAAAGCAGGCTACCGAACTGGCTTTCGCATTGCGGGACTGGGAAGAGGCTGAGCGGCAATATTGGGACTCCATGCACGGCAAGCCTTGCTGTGGTTCCTGCGATAGCTGCCCACTCAGCCCATAG
- a CDS encoding DUF499 domain-containing protein: protein MLKTVKQACTFNPIIRDYRMSEGIENLSALISDEGDGREFFARNYITSGMEQLFREGMLRLDGKSDQAVFELTQAMGGGKTHMMIALGLLAKHPHLRSEVLSPDLAKRIEIGEVRVAAFNGRNNPENYIWGEIATQLGEEEAIKPYWVNGPRAVDQAGWKKIIGDKPTLIMLDELPPYLENASTTVIGGGTLATVSTYTLSCLMSAALELPRCCIVIANLSGSYVAQTKAIAEAISNLQQEASRQASTITPVQLAGNEIYEILKKRLILELPDESVINDVAEEYAQRIKAAADGGYIVATSLEQVAQQIRETYPFHPSFKHLVALFKENEGFRQTRGLMQFAARLLKSVDDRETDDVFLVGSQHLRLNDDAVREEVGRIANSLRPAMAHDIADNGQSIAEEIDANLGSDAAQQVGALLLASSFSRAVGGRIGLTEAEIIEFLAAPNRKSDEFKTALEKLREQAWYLHREEESFFIKETENLSRQIERNARDIPQPKIDQALINKLTAVLQPVSKAAYQDVQVLPRLDDLKLSGPRVLIVVRPDGKLPPSELVNFFEYQQEKNNFMVLSGQDSYLADTVEDRLRDLYAIESICKRLKDGDSLFEEARDRLEDAQQRFNKALSGTYNRIYFPAIDEMTGNAQLMQATIDNGLNMGQDTNSAEHQIEQLLASPRANYKLILNLLDEPGTYWAMAEEDLWPANDRRTPWKDVLMRAKSNPIWAWMPGTGGMETLKTEALKQGRWRQGTDGYIEKGPFPAEKTAVNVTVHAANEATGETTLALIPRSRGLARRSNSPSHARFV from the coding sequence ATGCTCAAGACAGTCAAGCAGGCATGCACATTCAACCCAATCATTCGCGACTACCGGATGAGCGAAGGGATCGAGAACCTTTCTGCGCTTATCTCTGATGAGGGCGATGGGCGTGAGTTCTTTGCACGAAACTACATCACCTCGGGCATGGAGCAGCTCTTTCGCGAGGGGATGCTGCGGCTGGATGGCAAATCAGATCAGGCAGTTTTCGAGCTGACCCAGGCAATGGGTGGCGGTAAAACCCACATGATGATCGCTCTCGGCCTGCTGGCAAAACACCCGCATCTGCGCAGCGAAGTGCTGTCGCCCGATCTTGCTAAGCGGATCGAAATCGGTGAGGTGCGAGTAGCTGCATTTAATGGCCGTAACAACCCTGAGAATTACATCTGGGGCGAGATCGCTACCCAACTAGGCGAAGAGGAAGCCATCAAGCCCTACTGGGTCAATGGCCCTCGCGCGGTCGACCAGGCTGGCTGGAAGAAAATTATCGGGGACAAACCGACCCTGATCATGCTCGATGAGTTGCCGCCCTACCTTGAAAACGCGAGCACTACTGTCATCGGTGGCGGTACGCTGGCTACCGTGAGCACCTACACACTCAGCTGCCTGATGAGCGCCGCTCTGGAGTTACCGCGTTGCTGCATTGTGATTGCCAATCTATCCGGCAGCTATGTGGCTCAGACCAAGGCAATTGCCGAAGCAATCTCCAACCTCCAGCAAGAAGCCAGTCGCCAAGCCAGCACCATCACCCCCGTCCAGTTGGCGGGCAACGAGATCTACGAGATCCTGAAGAAGCGACTGATCCTGGAGCTACCCGACGAGTCCGTCATTAACGATGTCGCCGAGGAATATGCCCAGCGCATCAAGGCAGCAGCCGATGGTGGATACATTGTCGCGACCAGTCTGGAGCAGGTCGCCCAGCAGATCAGGGAAACCTACCCCTTCCACCCCTCCTTCAAGCATCTGGTTGCCTTGTTCAAGGAGAATGAGGGCTTTCGGCAGACACGAGGCTTGATGCAGTTCGCTGCGCGTTTGCTCAAGAGCGTCGATGATCGCGAAACTGATGATGTCTTCCTGGTTGGGTCACAGCACCTGCGCCTGAACGACGATGCCGTACGCGAGGAGGTCGGCCGTATCGCCAACTCGCTTCGCCCGGCCATGGCCCACGATATTGCCGACAATGGTCAATCCATCGCAGAAGAAATCGATGCCAACCTGGGCAGCGATGCCGCCCAGCAGGTAGGTGCCCTGCTGCTAGCATCCTCATTCTCTCGGGCGGTTGGTGGTCGAATCGGCCTTACTGAGGCAGAGATCATTGAGTTCTTGGCTGCACCTAATCGTAAGTCCGATGAGTTCAAGACAGCTCTGGAGAAACTGCGTGAGCAGGCCTGGTATCTGCATCGCGAAGAGGAGAGTTTCTTTATTAAAGAAACAGAAAACCTCTCTCGCCAGATTGAGCGAAATGCTCGCGACATCCCTCAGCCTAAGATCGACCAGGCCCTGATCAACAAGCTTACGGCGGTATTGCAGCCGGTTAGCAAGGCTGCCTACCAGGATGTCCAGGTGCTGCCTCGACTGGACGATCTGAAGCTAAGCGGACCTCGCGTCCTCATCGTAGTGCGCCCGGACGGCAAGCTACCGCCGAGCGAGCTGGTTAATTTCTTCGAGTATCAGCAAGAGAAGAACAATTTCATGGTGCTGTCCGGTCAGGACAGCTACCTCGCCGATACCGTTGAAGATCGTCTGCGCGACCTGTATGCAATTGAGTCCATCTGCAAGCGTTTGAAGGACGGTGACAGCCTCTTCGAAGAAGCGCGTGATCGCCTGGAGGATGCCCAGCAGCGCTTTAACAAAGCACTTTCTGGCACCTACAACCGGATCTACTTCCCAGCCATCGACGAGATGACCGGCAATGCCCAACTCATGCAAGCCACAATTGATAATGGCCTGAACATGGGGCAAGACACTAACTCTGCCGAGCACCAGATTGAGCAGCTCCTGGCCAGCCCTCGTGCCAATTACAAACTGATTCTCAATCTACTGGATGAGCCGGGTACCTACTGGGCGATGGCAGAAGAGGATCTTTGGCCGGCGAATGACCGCAGAACGCCATGGAAAGACGTGCTGATGCGCGCCAAAAGCAATCCAATCTGGGCTTGGATGCCCGGCACCGGTGGCATGGAGACCCTCAAGACAGAAGCCCTGAAGCAAGGTCGCTGGCGACAAGGGACTGACGGCTACATCGAGAAAGGGCCGTTCCCGGCAGAAAAAACTGCAGTGAACGTGACAGTGCATGCCGCAAATGAAGCGACAGGCGAAACCACTTTGGCCCTGATCCCCCGCTCTAGGGGTCTGGCGCGTCGATCAAATAGCCCATCCCACGCGCGGTTTGTATGA
- a CDS encoding heavy metal response regulator transcription factor, with protein sequence MKLLVAEDEPKTGTYLQQGLSEAGFTVDRVENGTDAAQHALHTTYDLLILDVMMPGLDGWQVLQKVRAAGNEVPVLFLTARDGVQDRVKGLELGADDYLIKPFAFSELLARIRTLLRRGNNVPNQTILKLLDLEVDLLRRRVTRSGKRIDLTAKEFALLELLLRRRGEVLSKSLIASQVWDMNFDSDTNVIEVAVRRLRAKIDDEFEPKLIQTARGMGYLIDAPDP encoded by the coding sequence ATGAAGCTTCTTGTTGCTGAAGACGAGCCGAAAACAGGCACCTACCTACAGCAGGGGCTTTCAGAGGCAGGCTTCACAGTCGATAGAGTTGAAAACGGGACCGATGCTGCTCAGCACGCGCTTCATACCACATACGACTTGCTCATCTTAGACGTGATGATGCCTGGCCTGGATGGGTGGCAGGTTTTACAGAAAGTCCGCGCTGCTGGTAATGAGGTTCCCGTGCTCTTTCTCACCGCCCGAGACGGGGTTCAGGATCGAGTAAAGGGATTGGAGTTGGGCGCTGATGATTATCTCATCAAGCCGTTTGCCTTCTCCGAATTGCTAGCCAGGATCCGTACGTTGCTTCGCCGCGGCAATAATGTCCCCAACCAAACAATACTCAAACTCCTCGACCTTGAGGTCGATCTGCTCAGGCGTCGAGTTACGCGATCGGGGAAACGAATAGACCTAACTGCAAAGGAATTCGCACTTCTTGAGCTATTACTTCGGCGTCGCGGGGAAGTGCTCTCAAAGTCACTTATCGCCTCCCAAGTATGGGACATGAATTTCGACAGCGATACCAATGTGATTGAGGTGGCGGTACGACGGCTGAGAGCAAAAATCGATGATGAGTTCGAACCTAAGCTCATACAAACCGCGCGTGGGATGGGCTATTTGATCGACGCGCCAGACCCCTAG
- a CDS encoding co-regulatory protein PtrA N-terminal domain-containing protein translates to MKFFRSVSVLLAIAASSSYAMAEGGGDRTFARMEQARQIAIASYQADQKDQAQEVASKATSAKHAHANC, encoded by the coding sequence ATGAAATTCTTCAGATCCGTTTCTGTACTGCTCGCCATCGCAGCAAGCTCTTCCTATGCAATGGCAGAAGGTGGTGGTGATCGTACCTTTGCTCGTATGGAGCAGGCTCGCCAAATAGCGATCGCTAGTTATCAGGCTGACCAGAAGGACCAAGCCCAGGAGGTAGCCTCAAAAGCAACTTCAGCGAAGCACGCCCACGCTAATTGCTGA
- a CDS encoding copper resistance system multicopper oxidase: MQRKTSRRTFVKGLTAAGILGGLGLWRAPVWAVTSPGQPSVLSGTEFDLLIGETPVNITGAARTAMTINGTIPGPLLRWREGDTVTLRVRNKLSEDTSIHWHGMILPANMDGVPGLSFHGIAPDGMYVYKFQVKQNGTYWYHSHSGLQEQLGVYGPLVIDAKDPEPFSYDRDYVVMLTDWSDEDPARILSKLKKQSDYYNFHKRTVGDFINDVSEDGWAATIANRKMWAQMKMSPTDLADVSGYTYTYLMNGQAPDGNWTGIFKPGEKLRLRFINGSAMSYFDVRIPGLKMTVVAADGQYVNPVSVDEFRIAVAETYDVIVEPATEEAYTIFAQSMDRTGYARGTLAVAEGLSAPVPETDPRPLITMDDMGMDHGSMGGMAGMDHGGDMGAMDHSNMSGMNHGDMQGMGDMGAMAGMDHSKMGGMSGMDHSGMAGMSADMQSHPPSESNNPLVDMQTMSPTHRLNDPGIGLRDNGRRVLTYGDLRSTFPDPDGREPSRTIELHLTGHMEKFSWSFDGIEFSDSEPLRLKYGERVRITLVNDTMMTHPIHLHGMWSDLEDDNGKFMVRKHTIDMPPGSKRSYRVTADALGRWAYHCHLLLHMEMGMFREVRVDE, encoded by the coding sequence ATGCAACGTAAAACCTCTAGGCGAACCTTTGTTAAAGGCTTGACTGCCGCAGGCATCCTTGGCGGTCTTGGCTTGTGGCGAGCTCCGGTCTGGGCAGTGACTAGCCCAGGCCAGCCCAGCGTACTAAGTGGCACGGAGTTCGATCTGCTGATTGGGGAGACGCCGGTCAATATCACCGGCGCGGCCCGGACAGCGATGACTATCAATGGGACCATCCCAGGGCCGCTTCTACGTTGGCGTGAAGGGGATACCGTCACGCTGCGAGTCAGAAATAAGTTGAGCGAAGATACATCGATTCACTGGCACGGCATGATCCTGCCGGCCAACATGGATGGCGTGCCTGGATTGAGCTTCCACGGCATCGCTCCCGATGGCATGTATGTCTACAAGTTTCAGGTTAAACAGAACGGTACCTATTGGTACCACAGTCATTCAGGCCTACAAGAGCAGCTTGGTGTCTATGGTCCCTTGGTCATCGATGCGAAGGATCCCGAACCGTTCAGCTATGACCGCGACTATGTGGTGATGTTGACTGATTGGTCCGATGAGGATCCCGCTCGAATCCTTTCTAAGCTCAAGAAGCAGTCCGATTATTACAACTTCCACAAGCGCACTGTCGGAGACTTCATTAACGACGTGAGCGAAGACGGCTGGGCCGCTACGATTGCGAATCGGAAAATGTGGGCTCAGATGAAAATGAGTCCTACCGACCTCGCCGACGTAAGCGGCTACACCTATACCTATCTAATGAACGGCCAAGCACCCGACGGGAACTGGACCGGCATCTTTAAGCCCGGCGAGAAGCTTCGTCTGCGGTTCATCAACGGCTCGGCCATGAGCTATTTCGATGTCCGCATTCCAGGGCTGAAGATGACTGTAGTCGCAGCCGATGGCCAATACGTCAACCCAGTTAGCGTCGACGAATTCCGCATTGCCGTGGCAGAAACCTACGATGTGATTGTCGAGCCTGCGACCGAGGAGGCTTACACGATCTTCGCCCAATCGATGGATCGCACAGGATACGCCCGTGGCACGCTAGCGGTTGCCGAAGGGCTGAGCGCTCCTGTTCCAGAAACCGATCCTCGACCACTAATCACCATGGACGACATGGGGATGGATCACGGCAGCATGGGCGGTATGGCGGGCATGGACCATGGCGGCGACATGGGCGCGATGGACCATAGCAACATGTCCGGCATGAACCACGGTGACATGCAAGGGATGGGCGACATGGGCGCAATGGCCGGCATGGATCACAGCAAAATGGGTGGGATGTCCGGGATGGACCACTCTGGAATGGCTGGAATGAGCGCAGATATGCAATCGCACCCGCCCTCAGAGTCCAATAACCCACTGGTGGACATGCAGACCATGAGCCCAACTCACAGGCTGAACGATCCCGGTATTGGCTTACGAGACAACGGCCGCCGAGTCCTGACCTATGGCGACTTGAGAAGCACTTTCCCCGATCCGGACGGCCGTGAGCCCAGTCGGACGATCGAACTCCATCTCACCGGCCACATGGAGAAGTTCTCCTGGTCATTTGACGGCATAGAGTTCTCTGATTCAGAGCCCCTGCGGCTCAAATATGGCGAGCGGGTACGCATCACTTTGGTCAACGACACCATGATGACCCATCCGATTCATCTGCATGGTATGTGGAGCGATCTTGAGGATGACAATGGAAAGTTCATGGTTCGCAAGCACACGATCGACATGCCTCCAGGTTCGAAGCGCAGCTACCGCGTGACAGCCGATGCACTCGGGCGTTGGGCTTATCACTGTCACCTACTGCTTCACATGGAAATGGGCATGTTTCGTGAAGTCCGAGTGGACGAGTAA